In one Candidatus Hepatincola sp. Av genomic region, the following are encoded:
- a CDS encoding Grx4 family monothiol glutaredoxin produces the protein MSVSINYIQQVLQEKFPQAKIEVTDTVGDGNHIEVAMIDDIFIGKSKLERHKLVYDALGSIVGNEIHALALETKTLSEDTPTYQPNTTTPKTVELTNDILKKIDMAVHKYNVVLFMKGTKDMPMCGFSATTVGILQNLNVDFLDVDVMANYEIRENIKVYSNWPTIPQLYIKGNFIGGCDIIKEMYLNQELQQLLTANNITFKPNV, from the coding sequence ATGAGTGTTAGTATTAATTACATTCAACAAGTTTTACAAGAAAAATTCCCACAAGCTAAAATAGAGGTAACTGATACGGTAGGTGATGGTAACCATATTGAGGTTGCTATGATAGATGATATCTTCATAGGGAAATCTAAGTTAGAACGCCATAAATTAGTTTATGATGCTCTTGGTTCTATTGTTGGTAATGAAATCCATGCTTTAGCTTTAGAAACTAAAACCTTAAGTGAAGACACTCCTACCTATCAGCCCAATACTACTACTCCTAAAACTGTAGAATTAACCAATGATATTCTAAAAAAAATAGATATGGCTGTTCATAAATACAATGTAGTTCTTTTTATGAAAGGAACTAAAGATATGCCAATGTGTGGTTTTTCTGCTACGACTGTAGGTATTTTACAAAATTTAAATGTAGATTTCTTAGATGTAGATGTTATGGCAAACTATGAAATCCGTGAAAACATTAAAGTTTATTCCAATTGGCCTACTATTCCACAATTATATATAAAAGGTAACTTTATTGGTGGTTGTGATATAATAAAAGAAATGTATTTAAACCAAGAATTACAACAATTATTAACAGCTAATAATATTACTTTTAAGCCCAATGTTTAA
- the map gene encoding Methionine aminopeptidase, protein MVIPTKHYFKKEIGLLDIYIYDDVAFDGLKAAGTLAKQTLEHVAPFIQEGITTLELNNICHNFIIKNNAIPATLGYKGYQYSTCISLNNEVCHGLPSDKKLLTGDILNIDVTVILNGWYGDMSSMFSVGKVSTKAKNLMAITKQCLDEAIKIVKPNLKISEIGKCITNIAHKNHFSVVEEFCGHGIGHDFHLDPNVLHFYYPKQDLTLEKGMVFTIEPMINAGKKEVKLLKNGWTAVTKDFSLSAQYEHTIGVTDTGCIIFTGNYGNT, encoded by the coding sequence ATGGTGATACCAACAAAACATTACTTTAAAAAAGAAATTGGTTTATTAGATATTTATATTTACGATGATGTTGCCTTTGATGGGTTAAAAGCAGCTGGAACCTTAGCCAAGCAAACTTTAGAACATGTGGCTCCTTTTATTCAGGAAGGAATTACTACTTTAGAATTAAATAATATTTGCCATAACTTTATTATTAAAAATAATGCTATTCCAGCAACATTAGGTTACAAAGGGTATCAGTATTCTACTTGTATATCCTTAAACAATGAAGTTTGCCACGGCTTACCTTCTGATAAGAAATTGCTTACAGGTGATATTCTAAATATTGATGTTACCGTTATTCTTAATGGTTGGTATGGTGATATGAGCTCTATGTTTTCTGTTGGTAAAGTTTCCACTAAAGCTAAAAATTTAATGGCAATTACTAAACAATGTTTAGATGAAGCTATTAAAATTGTAAAACCTAATCTGAAAATTAGTGAAATTGGTAAATGTATTACCAATATTGCCCATAAAAACCATTTTAGTGTAGTAGAAGAATTTTGTGGGCATGGAATTGGCCATGATTTTCATTTAGATCCAAATGTATTACATTTTTATTATCCTAAACAGGATCTAACCTTAGAAAAAGGTATGGTTTTTACTATAGAACCCATGATTAATGCTGGTAAAAAAGAAGTTAAACTGCTAAAGAATGGCTGGACAGCGGTTACGAAAGATTTTTCTTTATCTGCTCAATACGAGCATACAATTGGTGTGACCGATACGGGTTGTATAATATTCACAGGAAATTATGGTAATACATAG
- the estB gene encoding Carboxylesterase 2: MLEYQIVKAENQKNIVILLHGYGSSAYDIIGITPLFTKLAPSTTFIAPFAPLPCSLGFGQAWFPISENPTTGRLEVTDLKSVAKANKILKEFIQYVSSTYHTDVDQIALFGFSQGGIMALFQGLHSRQQFASIIAHSTAFFDDPLTIFNKHQNILLIHGKQDEVLPFNMFEKTKNFLNTKHVSFQEFTKPAMGHNVDNESLQIAEKFFLKYF, translated from the coding sequence ATGTTAGAATACCAAATTGTTAAAGCGGAAAACCAAAAGAACATCGTAATCTTATTACATGGTTATGGCTCTTCAGCTTACGATATTATTGGCATTACCCCTTTATTTACTAAACTAGCCCCTAGCACTACTTTTATAGCTCCTTTTGCTCCTTTACCTTGTAGTTTAGGCTTTGGGCAGGCTTGGTTTCCCATTAGTGAAAATCCAACTACTGGCAGGCTAGAAGTTACAGATTTAAAAAGTGTAGCTAAAGCTAATAAAATCCTTAAAGAGTTTATTCAATATGTTAGTTCTACCTACCACACAGATGTTGACCAAATTGCTTTATTTGGTTTTTCCCAAGGAGGTATTATGGCTTTATTTCAAGGGTTACATAGTAGGCAACAGTTCGCTAGCATTATTGCCCATAGTACTGCATTTTTTGATGATCCCTTAACTATTTTTAATAAACACCAAAACATTTTGCTTATCCATGGTAAGCAAGATGAAGTACTGCCCTTTAATATGTTTGAAAAAACCAAAAACTTCTTAAATACTAAGCATGTTAGCTTTCAGGAATTTACCAAACCAGCCATGGGGCATAATGTAGATAATGAAAGTTTACAAATTGCAGAAAAATTCTTCTTAAAATACTTTTAG
- a CDS encoding RadC-like JAB domain (UPF0758 protein), with protein sequence MKNNKEQNKNLLNQGHRKRVKTKFLKNYHNNLDLSEDELLELILFYSLPRRDVKDLAKKLIRQFGSIARILNTESDILKNVEGLSENTITLLYLIKHTAAHLLRKKITNRPILNTWSTVLDYCYVQLAYKKKEYLKILYLNNKYVLIKDDIIQEGSINQVVVDAREIVKTALNFGAVAFILVHNHPSGDDTPSKADIELTKSLAYTCKNLNITLYDHIIIGQEGITSFRESGLL encoded by the coding sequence ATGAAGAATAACAAAGAGCAAAATAAGAATCTATTAAACCAAGGTCATCGCAAAAGAGTAAAAACTAAGTTTTTAAAAAATTATCATAATAATCTAGATCTATCTGAAGATGAGCTTTTAGAGCTAATCTTATTCTACTCTCTACCAAGAAGAGATGTTAAAGATTTAGCTAAAAAACTAATAAGGCAGTTTGGTTCTATTGCTCGTATTCTAAATACTGAATCCGATATTCTAAAAAATGTTGAAGGATTAAGTGAAAATACCATTACATTATTATATTTAATTAAACATACAGCAGCCCATCTCTTAAGAAAGAAAATTACTAATAGACCTATTTTAAACACATGGAGTACAGTATTAGATTATTGTTACGTGCAATTAGCCTATAAAAAGAAAGAATACTTAAAAATTTTATACTTAAATAATAAGTATGTTTTAATTAAAGATGATATAATTCAAGAAGGTTCTATTAATCAGGTGGTTGTAGATGCTCGTGAAATTGTAAAAACTGCTTTGAATTTTGGAGCGGTAGCTTTTATTTTAGTACACAATCATCCAAGTGGTGACGATACACCATCTAAGGCAGATATTGAACTTACAAAGTCTTTAGCTTATACTTGCAAAAATTTGAATATTACTCTTTATGACCACATTATTATTGGGCAAGAGGGTATTACTTCTTTTAGGGAATCTGGGCTTTTATAA
- the purF gene encoding Amidophosphoribosyltransferase, which produces MKIFKNILNFIFPTKCYVCQNTYTSGILCASCFTELQVKQHTCHVCGVDLPQHSTTCALCLHKYRPFNSLNFYYIYNKTTFSLISQFKYFHKLAIQDFLVQTLVKSIPKEILQNIDVVIPVPMYYFKLLRRRYNHSAVLAKAFANSNNLYFNPLILKKHQATKAQMTLSGSNRLSNVKNSFNINPKYIEYLQGKRVLLIDDVITTGATIHACAKVLKKAKVREVHILAIARVQGILKI; this is translated from the coding sequence ATGAAAATTTTTAAAAATATCCTAAATTTTATTTTTCCCACTAAGTGTTATGTTTGCCAAAATACGTACACAAGTGGGATTTTATGTGCATCTTGCTTTACAGAACTTCAAGTCAAGCAACATACCTGCCATGTTTGTGGAGTAGACCTTCCCCAACATAGTACTACTTGTGCCTTGTGCTTACATAAGTATAGACCTTTTAATAGTTTAAATTTTTATTATATTTATAATAAAACAACATTTAGCTTAATTAGCCAGTTTAAATATTTTCATAAATTAGCAATACAAGATTTTTTAGTTCAAACCTTAGTAAAAAGTATTCCCAAAGAAATTTTACAAAACATTGATGTAGTTATCCCTGTCCCTATGTACTATTTTAAACTTTTAAGAAGAAGGTACAACCATAGTGCAGTGTTAGCTAAAGCCTTTGCTAACAGCAATAATTTATATTTTAATCCTTTAATCTTAAAGAAACACCAAGCAACTAAAGCACAAATGACTCTTAGTGGTAGTAATAGATTAAGTAATGTTAAGAATAGTTTTAACATTAACCCAAAATACATAGAATATTTACAAGGGAAAAGAGTATTATTAATAGATGATGTAATTACAACTGGTGCTACTATTCATGCTTGTGCTAAGGTTTTAAAGAAGGCTAAAGTTAGGGAAGTTCATATTTTAGCTATTGCCAGAGTTCAAGGAATTTTAAAAATTTAA
- the sfsA gene encoding Sugar fermentation stimulation protein A: MQLPPLLAGTLIKRYKRFLADIKLDTQEIITAHCPNSGSLKGLADEGVKVYVSKNMNPKNKLAYKLELIETSKQALVDINTSRTNHLVKEALTLKQIPELAQYNTIKPETKFLNSRLDFQLSNTKRSCVVEVKSVTLQRNPLVAEFPDAITTRGIKHLQDLITIKQSGIHAVNLYIIQRNDEHKFFRIAKDIDKNYFNTFMQAKECGVELLCYTCDVSTTKITIKHKVQISYGDTNKTLL; the protein is encoded by the coding sequence ATGCAATTACCTCCATTATTAGCTGGTACTTTAATTAAACGTTATAAAAGGTTTTTAGCAGATATTAAGTTAGATACCCAAGAAATTATTACGGCACATTGCCCTAATTCAGGTTCATTAAAAGGTTTAGCAGATGAGGGAGTAAAAGTTTATGTTAGTAAAAATATGAATCCTAAAAACAAACTGGCTTATAAATTAGAGTTAATAGAAACTAGTAAGCAGGCTCTTGTAGATATTAATACCAGTAGAACTAATCATTTAGTAAAAGAAGCCCTGACGTTAAAACAAATTCCAGAATTGGCTCAATATAATACTATTAAACCTGAAACTAAGTTTTTAAATTCTCGTTTAGACTTTCAATTAAGCAATACTAAACGCTCTTGCGTAGTTGAAGTAAAAAGTGTAACCTTACAAAGAAACCCTCTAGTTGCAGAATTCCCAGATGCCATAACCACCAGAGGAATCAAACATTTACAAGATTTAATAACTATTAAGCAATCTGGTATACATGCTGTTAATTTATATATTATTCAAAGAAATGATGAACACAAATTTTTTAGAATTGCTAAAGATATAGATAAAAACTATTTTAACACCTTTATGCAAGCTAAAGAGTGTGGAGTAGAGTTACTATGCTATACTTGTGATGTATCAACAACAAAAATTACAATCAAACATAAGGTGCAAATTAGCTATGGTGATACCAACAAAACATTACTTTAA
- the ubiG gene encoding Ubiquinone biosynthesis O-methyltransferase: protein MFRSSLESEIKKFSAISKEWWKQNGKFKVLHNFNNARIEFISQVLQQNKLQPPLEILDVGCGGGILAEPFAKQGFQVTGIDASLSTILEAKKHATANNLNINYLNNTPEEYLQANPNKQFPIIFATEIIEHVPDPKEFLKIVIKLLQPNGLIVISTINRNIQSLILAKYTAEYILGWLPKNIHDFAKFITPKELSDMLEVYNSSITHIKGINFKVMSQDWVIANKPTINYICVAKKANN from the coding sequence ATGTTTAGATCCTCACTTGAATCTGAAATTAAAAAATTCTCTGCTATTTCTAAAGAATGGTGGAAACAAAATGGTAAATTCAAAGTACTTCATAATTTCAATAACGCTAGAATAGAGTTCATTAGCCAAGTATTACAACAAAATAAGCTTCAACCACCCTTAGAAATTCTTGATGTTGGTTGCGGTGGAGGAATTTTAGCCGAACCTTTTGCCAAACAAGGTTTTCAAGTTACAGGTATAGATGCCTCTTTATCTACAATCTTAGAAGCAAAAAAACATGCCACAGCTAATAACTTAAATATTAACTACCTTAACAATACTCCTGAAGAATATTTACAAGCTAATCCTAATAAACAATTTCCAATAATTTTTGCTACAGAAATTATTGAACATGTGCCAGATCCTAAAGAGTTCCTAAAAATTGTTATAAAATTATTACAACCTAATGGTTTAATAGTTATTTCTACCATTAATAGGAATATCCAATCTTTAATTCTAGCTAAATATACAGCTGAATACATCTTAGGTTGGTTACCTAAAAATATTCACGACTTTGCTAAATTTATTACTCCTAAAGAATTATCTGATATGTTAGAAGTATATAATAGCTCTATCACCCATATTAAAGGTATTAATTTTAAAGTTATGAGCCAAGACTGGGTAATTGCTAATAAACCAACTATTAACTATATTTGTGTGGCAAAAAAAGCAAATAACTAA
- the bioC gene encoding methyltransferase domain-containing protein (Malonyl-[acyl-carrier protein] O-methyltransferase): protein MTVFNQELLKIRKNRIEATAINFNFLKKELAVRTADRLSELKGNFPNTLELGCGLGELFHTLAQQEMLEKFPYVLQADYFLNFLNANDSTNKINLTFNKLPFKANSFDGIISIFALHSMNNLPNIFSQIHKVLKPQGFFFLVMPILGTLEELKTAMTNAETELFNSFSPHIHPFASMQSLADLLQSIGFQSITADKDKIEIMYKNFNNIFKDLKGYGETNVLYKRSSYYLGKAFFKLVEKKYQIFQNKENNHYPVSVEYCNIIGWKG from the coding sequence ATGACTGTATTTAACCAAGAACTACTTAAAATTAGAAAAAACCGTATTGAAGCTACTGCTATTAATTTTAATTTCTTAAAAAAAGAGTTAGCTGTACGTACTGCCGATCGCCTTAGCGAATTAAAAGGGAATTTTCCTAATACGCTAGAACTTGGTTGTGGTTTAGGAGAACTATTTCACACCTTGGCACAACAAGAAATGTTAGAAAAATTCCCTTATGTCCTACAAGCAGATTACTTTCTAAACTTTTTAAATGCTAATGATAGCACTAATAAAATTAATCTTACTTTTAATAAACTACCTTTTAAGGCTAATAGTTTTGATGGTATAATTAGTATTTTTGCCTTGCATAGTATGAATAACCTTCCTAATATCTTTAGCCAAATTCATAAAGTTTTGAAACCCCAAGGTTTTTTCTTTTTAGTAATGCCTATTCTTGGTACTTTAGAAGAACTAAAAACAGCTATGACTAATGCTGAAACCGAACTTTTTAATAGCTTTTCCCCTCATATTCACCCTTTTGCTAGTATGCAATCCTTAGCTGACTTACTACAAAGTATTGGTTTTCAAAGCATTACTGCCGATAAAGATAAAATTGAAATAATGTATAAAAATTTTAATAATATCTTTAAAGATCTTAAAGGTTATGGTGAAACTAATGTTTTATATAAAAGGTCTTCTTATTACTTAGGTAAAGCCTTCTTTAAATTAGTAGAAAAAAAATACCAAATTTTTCAAAATAAGGAAAACAATCATTACCCTGTTAGTGTTGAGTATTGCAACATTATTGGTTGGAAAGGTTAA
- the grxC gene encoding Glutaredoxin 3, protein MKIEMYTSNNCPFCEKAKTLLKMKGVEWIEYNIQEDPNKVAEVLQRSGGKKTVPQIFINNKHIGGYSELQALDTKGELDSLLK, encoded by the coding sequence ATGAAAATAGAAATGTATACAAGTAATAATTGCCCTTTTTGTGAAAAAGCAAAAACTTTATTAAAAATGAAAGGGGTAGAGTGGATTGAATATAATATTCAAGAGGATCCTAATAAAGTAGCAGAAGTATTGCAACGTTCTGGCGGTAAAAAAACTGTACCCCAAATTTTTATTAATAATAAACATATTGGAGGTTACTCTGAATTACAAGCCTTAGATACTAAAGGTGAACTAGATTCTCTACTAAAATAA
- a CDS encoding Nitronate monooxygenase, whose amino-acid sequence MEVNKLNKLWHTGQEFLGVEYAIMGGAMSWISEHNLVSAISNSGAFGVIASGSMDAPLLKKEITLTKAKTKKPFGVNIIVMNPKLEELIDVCGEEKIKHIILAGGLPNAVIIKKLHDYGIKVIAFAPNVSIAKRLIKNGVDALIIEGSEAGGHIGPVSTSVLVQEILPEIKEVPVFVAGGIIHGEIVAKYLELGAAGVQIGTALVCTNECIAHDNFKQSFVRASSRDAQSTVQIDPEFPVIPVRALVNKGSKGFVELQREVVEEFKAGKISKYDGQMKIEHYWVGALRRAVIAGDVENGSLMAGQCVGMVTEITSVNEVIKQLIAKALTCIK is encoded by the coding sequence ATGGAAGTAAATAAATTAAACAAGTTATGGCACACAGGGCAAGAATTTCTAGGTGTAGAATATGCCATTATGGGTGGTGCAATGTCTTGGATTTCGGAACATAATTTAGTTTCGGCTATTTCAAATAGCGGAGCCTTTGGCGTTATTGCTAGTGGTTCAATGGATGCTCCCTTGCTAAAAAAAGAAATTACCCTTACTAAGGCTAAAACAAAAAAGCCGTTTGGGGTTAATATTATTGTAATGAATCCTAAATTAGAAGAACTAATAGATGTATGTGGTGAAGAGAAAATTAAGCATATAATTTTAGCTGGTGGCTTGCCTAATGCTGTGATTATAAAAAAACTCCACGACTATGGCATCAAAGTTATAGCTTTTGCCCCTAATGTATCTATTGCTAAAAGGTTAATCAAAAATGGTGTTGATGCCTTAATTATAGAAGGTTCAGAAGCTGGTGGGCATATTGGTCCGGTATCAACTTCAGTATTAGTTCAAGAAATTCTACCAGAGATAAAGGAAGTACCTGTTTTTGTGGCAGGTGGTATTATTCATGGTGAAATTGTAGCTAAGTATTTAGAATTAGGAGCCGCAGGAGTTCAAATAGGTACAGCTTTAGTATGTACTAATGAATGTATAGCCCACGATAACTTCAAGCAGTCTTTTGTTAGGGCTTCCTCCCGTGATGCCCAATCTACAGTCCAAATAGATCCAGAATTCCCAGTGATTCCGGTAAGAGCCTTAGTAAATAAAGGTTCTAAGGGTTTTGTAGAGTTGCAAAGAGAAGTTGTTGAAGAGTTTAAAGCTGGTAAAATTTCTAAGTATGATGGTCAAATGAAAATAGAACATTATTGGGTAGGGGCTTTAAGGCGAGCTGTTATTGCAGGTGATGTTGAAAATGGTTCATTAATGGCAGGTCAGTGCGTAGGAATGGTAACAGAAATAACTTCAGTTAATGAGGTTATTAAGCAATTAATAGCAAAAGCATTAACTTGTATAAAATAA
- a CDS encoding helix-turn-helix domain-containing protein, which translates to MVAEKEQSDKGKTVETEAIAPSTAEAKVVAEPTVEHVKIGSLLRGLRQQKGLSLDDVVADIRIRKVFLEALENENFAELPERTYALGYLRVYLTYLEVKDVENYLVQMDKAYNFSDPDYHNTEYTSPLEEKYSFANILKDNVKKRMQNSAESKTTDKKKKLLPILLLIIVLIGAIYMFFFLPKGQDEKVANLDVEQPNPNKVFSDSSEYVTKEKPTNNNGTNEVTIEDNNQTENTKVANTNPVVNNSPTVNKADSTVVTNEKADEFRFADFPKETKDRTIKITFSDDVWVRIYNIKDKHLIYLEKIFKAGDVYEIPGVDGLAMNIADYDKVNITASGNHIFLYNNKKYSHVVNNIALTDEYLLSKYSRAR; encoded by the coding sequence ATGGTAGCAGAAAAAGAACAATCCGATAAAGGTAAAACCGTTGAAACAGAAGCTATTGCTCCAAGTACAGCAGAAGCTAAAGTTGTAGCAGAGCCTACAGTGGAACATGTTAAAATTGGTAGTTTACTACGTGGTTTAAGGCAGCAAAAGGGTTTATCTTTAGATGATGTAGTAGCCGATATTCGTATTAGAAAAGTGTTTTTAGAGGCCTTAGAAAATGAAAATTTTGCTGAACTTCCAGAAAGAACCTATGCTTTAGGCTATTTAAGGGTGTATCTTACTTATTTAGAAGTAAAAGATGTAGAAAATTATTTAGTTCAAATGGATAAAGCCTACAATTTTTCCGACCCAGATTACCACAATACAGAATATACTTCACCACTAGAAGAAAAATATAGTTTTGCGAATATCTTAAAAGATAATGTAAAAAAACGTATGCAAAATAGTGCTGAAAGCAAGACAACAGATAAAAAGAAAAAACTATTACCTATTTTATTATTAATCATAGTATTAATAGGGGCTATATATATGTTCTTTTTCTTACCAAAAGGTCAAGATGAAAAAGTTGCTAACCTTGATGTTGAACAGCCAAACCCTAATAAAGTTTTTTCAGACTCTAGTGAATATGTAACGAAAGAAAAACCAACTAACAATAATGGTACTAATGAAGTTACCATAGAAGATAATAACCAAACTGAAAATACTAAGGTAGCCAATACCAATCCTGTAGTGAATAACAGTCCTACAGTAAACAAGGCAGATTCTACCGTAGTTACTAATGAAAAAGCTGACGAATTCCGTTTTGCAGATTTTCCTAAAGAAACAAAAGATAGAACTATTAAAATTACTTTTTCAGATGATGTTTGGGTACGTATTTATAATATAAAAGATAAGCACCTAATTTACTTAGAAAAAATCTTTAAAGCTGGTGATGTTTATGAAATTCCAGGAGTAGATGGTTTAGCTATGAATATTGCTGATTATGACAAAGTAAATATTACTGCCTCTGGAAACCATATTTTCTTATATAATAATAAAAAATATAGTCATGTGGTAAACAATATAGCTTTAACAGATGAGTATTTATTAAGTAAATATAGTCGTGCCAGATAA